Part of the Cytophagia bacterium CHB2 genome, AAAGGAGATTACCGGCATCAAGCATGTTTTTCCCACGCATCAAGGCCGCGCGGCTGAAGGCATTTTGGCGCAGACGCGCTTGCAGCCCGGCGACGTCATTCCCAACAATAGTCATTTTGACACGACGCGAGCGAACATCGAATTTGTTGGCGCGCGCGCGCTCGATTTGCTGTGCCGGGAAGGATTCGACACCTCGCTCGAAGCGCCGTTCAAGGGCAACATGGATGTTGACAAGCTGGAGATGGTTATTGCAGAGTTCAGCGCGGCGCGCATTCCTTTTTGCATGATGACGGTGACCAACAACACCGGCGGCGGCCAGCCGGTGTCTATGGCGAATGTGCGCGCCGTCAAACAGGTTTTGCAAAAACACAACATTCCCCTAGTTATCGATGCCTGCCGTTTTGCTGAAAACGCGTACTTTATTCATGAGCGTGAAGCAGGCTATCGCGATAAAACCTTGTTGGAGATTGCGCAAGAGATGTTTTCATACGCCGATGCGGCCACCATGAGCTGCAAGAAGGACGGTCTGGCCAACATCGGCGGGTTTCTCATTTGCAATGACGACGCCTGGGCCGAGGATTTTCGCAACGCGTTGATCCTGCGGGAAGGCTTTCCGACCTATGGCGGTTTGGCCGGCCGGGATTTGGAAGTGATTGCCGTTGGTTTGAGGGAAGCGCTCAATTATGATTATCAAGTCTATCGCCACGCCACGGTCGAATATATGGGACGAAAATTGCTCGAGCGCGGCATCCCGTTTGTGCGTCCGGTGGGCGGGCACGCCGTTTTTCTCGACGCAAAAGCTGCGCTGCCGCATGTTCCGCCGGCGCAATTCCCCGGCATCGGGTTAGTCAATGCACTTTATCTCGAGGGCGGCATTCGCAGCGTTGAGTTGGGTAGTGTGATGTTCGGCAAAGTTGATCGCCAGGGCAAAGAGATTCCTGCGCCGCTCGAACTTGTGCGTCTGGCGTTTCCGCGGCGTGTTTATACCCAAAGCCATTTCGACTATGTTATCGAAGTTTTGGATGATGTTTGGCGCAATCGTTACAAGATTCCCGGTTATCGTCTGACCTATCAGCCGAAATTTTTGCGCCACTTCACCTGCCATTTTGAAGCGCTTGCTTGAAGGAGGCGATGCTCTCATGAAAAATCACATCAAAACACTCGGCCTGTCTTATCTCGCCTTTGGCGTGCTGGGTTTGATTGTCGCCGCCGGATTTATCAATGCTCTGACCGGGCCTGGCTTTGCGCCCAAGAGCCTGCTGCCGTTTAGCATCTCCGGCTTCGGCGCGATCCTCGCGGCGTTGTTCACGCTGACCTCGATTCCGAGCTTGATTGGCGGGGCCGGGCTGCTGATGCAGCAATCGTGGGCGAAAACATTGGTGTTGATTCTCGGTTATGTGAATCTCTGCAATATTCCATTGGGAACGGCTTTGGGAATCTACACCATTTGGGTTATTTCGTCGGACAAAGAAACCCCAATTTCGGATACCGACGCGGTGATCGAGAGTGAAGCCCAGCGCGTTTTTCCGCCGTATCATTGAGCGCAATGGCGCTAACGGGAATACCGCCCCGGGGCCCTAATTTGAATTCTCAAGTTTTAATGCAACGGCTGTATAGAAAAGTACAAATTCAAATGGGCCAATATGCTATTGGGGCGACGAAGAAGTGCTTGCCTTTTTGGAAGTTTTTCCTAGTTTTGGCTGCAAATGATTCGATACTTTGTTTCAGTCAAAGGCGGAATGAATATGAGCTCTACCTCAGTATTTGATCTAAGCCCCGCGGAGAAACTTCAATTGGTTGAAGATCTCTGGGATGATCTTGCCGCTACTCCTGAGGTAATACCAATCCATGATTGGCAAGTGCAAGAATTGGCACGGCGAAAAACCAATCTACAAAATAATTCGGCGTACGGTTTATCCTGGGAAGAGGTCAAGCAAAGGGTTCGCAGCCGCTATGGCCGTTAAGTTGATTATAGCTCCAGAGGTCGAGTTTGACATCATTGAAGCCTATACCTGGTATGAAGAACGGCGCGCCGGATTGGGAGAAGAGTTCTTAAGTTGTATCGATGCCTGTATTCATGCCATCTGTCGTGCGCCGGAGCTTTATGCCGTTGTTCATCAAGGCGACTCGTGCGACGTTTTCCTTACTCAATCTTCTACGAGTATGTCAATTGCACGGTGACTATCTACTCTGTCTTTCATAACTCCCGAAATCCGCAAAAATGGCGAGAAAGGTTGCCGTGACAAATTCCGTTCTTGGTTTGATTATTCTCCAGTAACATTTTATCCACTTCCATCTTTTCAGCGGTGAATCTCGCATATCAAGCAAACTAGTTTATCGCAAACGTCACTTTAAGCTTTTTTGAGAGAGAAATTTGTTCAGGGAAGAAGCTGACTCGATAAGCCTGTTGACGAAGACGGTATGCCATTTCCTCCGCGAGAAAGCTATTCGAGGGCAGCCCCGCTTCTTCCTCGATTCGTTGGATCTCGCCAAGAGTAAGTCCGGATGATTGCGTAATTGCGGCGGCATTCCGTCTTGCATCCTCCAATGCCGCAACATAGGCTTTCTGTTTCAAAGCCTTCTGGTCCTTAAGCGTGAAATCAATTCCAGAAAGATCCTCGATTTCATATTTACCAAGAATTTCAAGAACTCCTTCCAATAAATCGAGATTATTGATGATCACGGTGGTTCTTAACACTGCTTCTATTTTTTTGATGTAAACCAGGTGAGGTCCTTTTCATCGACTCGGACTTTCGATTGCCGTAGGGCAGCACTGTCAAGTCCAATTGACTGAAGGTCGATGTAAATGGTTGACAGGAGTGTCTGCGCCTCTACGAACGCAGTACGCAGGTCTCGCCCGCTCTTTGTGACAACAAAAGTAAACTGGGCTTGATTGG contains:
- a CDS encoding tryptophanase, translated to KEITGIKHVFPTHQGRAAEGILAQTRLQPGDVIPNNSHFDTTRANIEFVGARALDLLCREGFDTSLEAPFKGNMDVDKLEMVIAEFSAARIPFCMMTVTNNTGGGQPVSMANVRAVKQVLQKHNIPLVIDACRFAENAYFIHEREAGYRDKTLLEIAQEMFSYADAATMSCKKDGLANIGGFLICNDDAWAEDFRNALILREGFPTYGGLAGRDLEVIAVGLREALNYDYQVYRHATVEYMGRKLLERGIPFVRPVGGHAVFLDAKAALPHVPPAQFPGIGLVNALYLEGGIRSVELGSVMFGKVDRQGKEIPAPLELVRLAFPRRVYTQSHFDYVIEVLDDVWRNRYKIPGYRLTYQPKFLRHFTCHFEALA
- a CDS encoding addiction module protein, whose amino-acid sequence is MNMSSTSVFDLSPAEKLQLVEDLWDDLAATPEVIPIHDWQVQELARRKTNLQNNSAYGLSWEEVKQRVRSRYGR
- a CDS encoding DUF541 domain-containing protein; amino-acid sequence: MVYIKKIEAVLRTTVIINNLDLLEGVLEILGKYEIEDLSGIDFTLKDQKALKQKAYVAALEDARRNAAAITQSSGLTLGEIQRIEEEAGLPSNSFLAEEMAYRLRQQAYRVSFFPEQISLSKKLKVTFAIN